The Dioscorea cayenensis subsp. rotundata cultivar TDr96_F1 unplaced genomic scaffold, TDr96_F1_v2_PseudoChromosome.rev07_lg8_w22 25.fasta BLBR01000338.1, whole genome shotgun sequence genome window below encodes:
- the LOC120254083 gene encoding disease resistance protein RPM1-like isoform X1 has protein sequence MEAAALSLAGNAVGILMPKLQESFSSIWKVRANARFIKDELESMNAFLVRNAAMGQYTDDDLEFNVWMSQVRDLAYDLEDWAEEFTWLLCQPHWHGINSCFPDVVRFTKDLVARVKIANNVHELKGRVLEVGERSKRYGLRGRTTQEPTSSLIIIGPVARMQHDPRLGAHLTDDSMLVGIDGPRNTIMNWLMEGDGFMLRVISVVGMGGLGKTTLVKKLYENQQVMKHFPRRVWITVSQTFALKVLFRDMISQLLGSQVFSAETTEGQLVQQLRDELMKLNTRYMIVLDDVWSLHAWKSFLPALPDNNRLGSRIIVTTRNLDVASFCSQESGHIYHLKPLSPENSWLLFCKKAFPRHYSICPPTFTNLSKEILAKCDGLPLAIVTIGGVLASKPLLESEWQKLHDHLGTSMMSQSHQGFDAMRQILSFSYYDLPYYLKPFFLYLAIFPEDYQIRRKRLLRRWIAEGLVNATRDMSTQEVAEWYFKELMARSMILSSIINGDTTVHSCHVHDLMLEFALNMSDKENLVSIITRQQQQQQQQHQQQPPPQQPQDVRKARHLSLHQHSLPSSIRKNKNLDCIRSLTVFSHGRVSLKNTRRMKLLRVLDLEGCDLTEDEDLEIICQFTLLRYLNLRNTSIRSLPKALAKLQNLETLDLRWTQVTEIPPQITKLHKLEYLFVGGFEQDPSGPALTCHGAEFPAEGLTALKALKTLGMVSFKTNPRELGEMTQLTKLGVKDITTPENAKAFVETLDKLSDQLRTLKVSWNCDVPFLEEVSQLPVHLKSLWLSGRMNNKLPTWIASLEGVSKMALAHTKLNAEDMQVLQRLPCLKELVLFENSYTGHELRFPSGYFPVLKLLQIDGLPHLTDFLFDGGGIQLEILELLITARRALYYQLNGNKHEVTVVIKWSVLYNPLLMRRYTRPLRGSGNVPMINGSKKTLGTHITCESGVDTKIFVDVGMDHPLCLAYQYPNLSL, from the coding sequence ATGGAAGCTGCAGCTCTGAGCCTGGCCGGGAATGCGGTGGGCATTCTCATGCCAAAGTTGCAAGAAAGCTTCTCATCAATCTGGAAAGTGCGAGCAAATGCCCGCTTTATCAAGGATGAATTGGAGAGCATGAATGCATTCCTGGTGAGGAATGCTGCCATGGGGCAATACACCGATGATGACCTTGAGTTCAATGTCTGGATGAGCCAAGTGAGAGACCTCGCTTATGACCTTGAGGATTGGGCAGAGGAGTTCACTTGGCTTCTCTGCCAACCTCATTGGCATGGGATCAATAGTTGCTTTCCTGATGTGGTCCGCTTCACCAAAGACTTGGTAGCAAGAGTCAAGATCGCCAATAATGTCCACGAGCTCAAGGGTAGAGTCCTTGAGGTGGGTGAGAGAAGTAAACGCTATGGTTTGCGGGGACGAACAACGCAAGAACCTACAAGCTCTTTGATCATTATTGGCCCGGTGGCTCGCATGCAACATGACCCACGTTTGGGAGCCCACTTGACTGATGATTCGATGCTTGTCGGCATAGATGGGCCAAGGAACACAATCATGAATTGGTTGATGGAAGGGGATGGCTTTATGCTGAGAGTCATCTCAGTTGTAGGCATGGGTGGACTAGGCAAGACCACTCTCGTCAAAAAGCTCTatgaaaatcaacaagtgatGAAGCATTTCCCCCGTCGTGTGTGGATCACTGTTTCACAAACCTTTGCATTGAAGGTGCTCTTCAGAGACATGATCAGCCAGCTCCTGGGTTCACAAGTGTTTTCTGCTGAAACGACAGAGGGTCAACTTGTTCAGCAACTTCGGGACGAACTGATGAAGTTGAATACAAGGTACATGATTGTTCTCGATGATGTTTGGTCCTTGCATGCATGGAAAAGTTTCTTGCCAGCATTGCCTGATAATAATAGACTAGGAAGTAGAATCATTGTCACAACTCGTAATCTAGATGTCGCATCTTTTTGCTCTCAAGAGTCTGGTCATATCTATCATTTAAAACCACTTTCTCCTGAAAATTCTTGGCTCCTCTTCTGCAAGAAAGCCTTCCCACGCCATTATAGTATTTGTCCACCTACCTTCACAAACTTGTCTAAAGAAATCTTGGCCAAATGCGATGGGTTGCCGTTGGCCATTGTCACCATCGGTGGTGTTTTAGCTAGTAAGCCCTTATTAGAGTCGGAATGGCAGAAATTACATGATCATTTGGGCACCTCAATGATGTCTCAGTCTCACCAAGGTTTTGATGCCATGAGGCAAATTCTCTCTTTCAGTTATTATGATCTTCCTTACTATCTAAAGCCATTTTTCTTGTACCTGGCCATATTCCCTGAGGACTACCAAATCAGACGCAAACGCTTGTTGAGGCGGTGGATCGCCGAGGGATTGGTGAATGCGACACGAGACATGTCAACCCAAGAAGTGGCAGAATGGTACTTTAAGGAGTTGATGGCTCGAAGCATGATATTATCATCAATCATCAATGGTGACACCACAGTTCACTCGTGTCATGTCCATGATTTGATGCTTGAGTTTGCACTCAACATGTCTGACAAGGAGAATTTGGTTTCGATAATCAccagacaacaacaacaacaacaacaacaacatcaacaacaacctCCTCCACAGCAACCTCAAGATGTACGCAAAGCTCGTCATTTGTCTCTGCATCAACATTCGCTGCCATCAAGCATTCGTAAGAACAAAAATCTAGATTGTATTCGATCATTAACTGTATTCTCTCATGGTAGAGTTTCACTCAAGAACACAAGAAGAATGAAGCTCTTACGAGTGCTTGATCTGGAGGGCTGTGATCTTACTGAAGATGAAGATCTTGAAATCATCTGCCAGTTCACTCTTCTCAGGTACCTTAACTTGAGGAACACCTCTATCAGATCACTACCAAAAGCCTTAGCGAAGTTGCAGAATCTTGAAACACTGGATCTCAGATGGACCCAAGTGACAGAGATTCCTCCCCAGATCACCAAACTTCACAAGTTGGAATATCTATTTGTGGGTGGGTTTGAGCAAGATCCCTCTGGCCCAGCATTAACATGCCACGGCGCTGAGTTCCCAGCTGAAGGGTTGACAGCTTTGAAAGCTCTAAAAACACTGGGCATGGTCAGCTTCAAAACGAACCCAAGGGAGTTGGGAGAGATGACTCAACTAACAAAGTTGGGAGTGAAAGATATCACCACACCAGAGAATGCAAAGGCCTTCGTTGAGACACTTGATAAGCTCAGTGATCAGCTACGCACACTAAAGGTCAGTTGGAATTGTGATGTTCCTTTCTTAGAGGAGGTATCTCAACTTCCTGTTCATCTTAAAAGTCTCTGGTTATCAGGTAGAATGAATAATAAGTTGCCAACATGGATTGCATCTTTGGAGGGTGTTTCCAAAATGGCTTTAGCTCACACAAAACTGAATGCAGAGGACATGCAAGTGCTGCAGAGGTTGCCATGCCTGAAGGAGCTTGTTCTGTTTGAGAATTCGTATACGGGTCATGAATTGCGCTTCCCGTCTGGATATTTTCCGGTGCTCAAGTTGCTGCAAATTGATGGCTTGCCTCATCTAACGGATTTCTTGTTTGATGGTGGCGGAATTCAACTTGAGATACTAGAGCTTCTTATTACCGCAAGGAGAGCGTTATATTATCAGTTGAATGGAAATAAGCATGAGGTAACTGTTGTCATTAAATGGTCCGTTTTGTACAATCCCCTGTTGATGAGACGGTACACTCGACCGCTGCGTGGGTCAGGCAATGTCCCCATGATTAACGGTAGCAAGAAAACACTTGGTACTCATATCACCTGCGAATCTGGAGTTGACACAAAGATTTTTGTGGACGTTGGTATGGATCATCCGTTGTGTTTAGCTTATCAATATCCCAACCTGTCCTTGTAA
- the LOC120254083 gene encoding disease resistance protein RPM1-like isoform X2, which translates to MEAAALSLAGNAVGILMPKLQESFSSIWKVRANARFIKDELESMNAFLVRNAAMGQYTDDDLEFNVWMSQVRDLAYDLEDWAEEFTWLLCQPHWHGINSCFPDVVRFTKDLVARVKIANNVHELKGRVLEVGERSKRYGLRGRTTQEPTSSLIIIGPVARMQHDPRLGAHLTDDSMLVGIDGPRNTIMNWLMEGDGFMLRVISVVGMGGLGKTTLVKKLYENQQVMKHFPRRVWITVSQTFALKVLFRDMISQLLGSQVFSAETTEGQLVQQLRDELMKLNTRYMIVLDDVWSLHAWKSFLPALPDNNRLGSRIIVTTRNLDVASFCSQESGHIYHLKPLSPENSWLLFCKKAFPRHYSICPPTFTNLSKEILAKCDGLPLAIVTIGGVLASKPLLESEWQKLHDHLGTSMMSQSHQGFDAMRQILSFSYYDLPYYLKPFFLYLAIFPEDYQIRRKRLLRRWIAEGLVNATRDMSTQEVAEWYFKELMARSMILSSIINGDTTVHSCHVHDLMLEFALNMSDKENLVSIITRQQQQQQQQHQQQPPPQQPQDVRKARHLSLHQHSLPSSIRKNKNLDCIRSLTVFSHGRVSLKNTRRMKLLRVLDLEGCDLTEDEDLEIICQFTLLRYLNLRNTSIRSLPKALAKLQNLETLDLRWTQVTEIPPQITKLHKLEYLFVGGFEQDPSGPALTCHGAEFPAEGLTALKALKTLGMVSFKTNPRELGEMTQLTKLGVKDITTPENAKAFVETLDKLSDQLRTLKRTCKCCRGCHA; encoded by the exons ATGGAAGCTGCAGCTCTGAGCCTGGCCGGGAATGCGGTGGGCATTCTCATGCCAAAGTTGCAAGAAAGCTTCTCATCAATCTGGAAAGTGCGAGCAAATGCCCGCTTTATCAAGGATGAATTGGAGAGCATGAATGCATTCCTGGTGAGGAATGCTGCCATGGGGCAATACACCGATGATGACCTTGAGTTCAATGTCTGGATGAGCCAAGTGAGAGACCTCGCTTATGACCTTGAGGATTGGGCAGAGGAGTTCACTTGGCTTCTCTGCCAACCTCATTGGCATGGGATCAATAGTTGCTTTCCTGATGTGGTCCGCTTCACCAAAGACTTGGTAGCAAGAGTCAAGATCGCCAATAATGTCCACGAGCTCAAGGGTAGAGTCCTTGAGGTGGGTGAGAGAAGTAAACGCTATGGTTTGCGGGGACGAACAACGCAAGAACCTACAAGCTCTTTGATCATTATTGGCCCGGTGGCTCGCATGCAACATGACCCACGTTTGGGAGCCCACTTGACTGATGATTCGATGCTTGTCGGCATAGATGGGCCAAGGAACACAATCATGAATTGGTTGATGGAAGGGGATGGCTTTATGCTGAGAGTCATCTCAGTTGTAGGCATGGGTGGACTAGGCAAGACCACTCTCGTCAAAAAGCTCTatgaaaatcaacaagtgatGAAGCATTTCCCCCGTCGTGTGTGGATCACTGTTTCACAAACCTTTGCATTGAAGGTGCTCTTCAGAGACATGATCAGCCAGCTCCTGGGTTCACAAGTGTTTTCTGCTGAAACGACAGAGGGTCAACTTGTTCAGCAACTTCGGGACGAACTGATGAAGTTGAATACAAGGTACATGATTGTTCTCGATGATGTTTGGTCCTTGCATGCATGGAAAAGTTTCTTGCCAGCATTGCCTGATAATAATAGACTAGGAAGTAGAATCATTGTCACAACTCGTAATCTAGATGTCGCATCTTTTTGCTCTCAAGAGTCTGGTCATATCTATCATTTAAAACCACTTTCTCCTGAAAATTCTTGGCTCCTCTTCTGCAAGAAAGCCTTCCCACGCCATTATAGTATTTGTCCACCTACCTTCACAAACTTGTCTAAAGAAATCTTGGCCAAATGCGATGGGTTGCCGTTGGCCATTGTCACCATCGGTGGTGTTTTAGCTAGTAAGCCCTTATTAGAGTCGGAATGGCAGAAATTACATGATCATTTGGGCACCTCAATGATGTCTCAGTCTCACCAAGGTTTTGATGCCATGAGGCAAATTCTCTCTTTCAGTTATTATGATCTTCCTTACTATCTAAAGCCATTTTTCTTGTACCTGGCCATATTCCCTGAGGACTACCAAATCAGACGCAAACGCTTGTTGAGGCGGTGGATCGCCGAGGGATTGGTGAATGCGACACGAGACATGTCAACCCAAGAAGTGGCAGAATGGTACTTTAAGGAGTTGATGGCTCGAAGCATGATATTATCATCAATCATCAATGGTGACACCACAGTTCACTCGTGTCATGTCCATGATTTGATGCTTGAGTTTGCACTCAACATGTCTGACAAGGAGAATTTGGTTTCGATAATCAccagacaacaacaacaacaacaacaacaacatcaacaacaacctCCTCCACAGCAACCTCAAGATGTACGCAAAGCTCGTCATTTGTCTCTGCATCAACATTCGCTGCCATCAAGCATTCGTAAGAACAAAAATCTAGATTGTATTCGATCATTAACTGTATTCTCTCATGGTAGAGTTTCACTCAAGAACACAAGAAGAATGAAGCTCTTACGAGTGCTTGATCTGGAGGGCTGTGATCTTACTGAAGATGAAGATCTTGAAATCATCTGCCAGTTCACTCTTCTCAGGTACCTTAACTTGAGGAACACCTCTATCAGATCACTACCAAAAGCCTTAGCGAAGTTGCAGAATCTTGAAACACTGGATCTCAGATGGACCCAAGTGACAGAGATTCCTCCCCAGATCACCAAACTTCACAAGTTGGAATATCTATTTGTGGGTGGGTTTGAGCAAGATCCCTCTGGCCCAGCATTAACATGCCACGGCGCTGAGTTCCCAGCTGAAGGGTTGACAGCTTTGAAAGCTCTAAAAACACTGGGCATGGTCAGCTTCAAAACGAACCCAAGGGAGTTGGGAGAGATGACTCAACTAACAAAGTTGGGAGTGAAAGATATCACCACACCAGAGAATGCAAAGGCCTTCGTTGAGACACTTGATAAGCTCAGTGATCAGCTACGCACACTAAAG AGGACATGCAAGTGCTGCAGAGGTTGCCATGCCTGA
- the LOC120254083 gene encoding disease resistance protein RPM1-like isoform X3, whose amino-acid sequence MEAAALSLAGNAVGILMPKLQESFSSIWKVRANARFIKDELESMNAFLVRNAAMGQYTDDDLEFNVWMSQVRDLAYDLEDWAEEFTWLLCQPHWHGINSCFPDVVRFTKDLVARVKIANNVHELKGRVLEVGERSKRYGLRGRTTQEPTSSLIIIGPVARMQHDPRLGAHLTDDSMLVGIDGPRNTIMNWLMEGDGFMLRVISVVGMGGLGKTTLVKKLYENQQVMKHFPRRVWITVSQTFALKVLFRDMISQLLGSQVFSAETTEGQLVQQLRDELMKLNTRYMIVLDDVWSLHAWKSFLPALPDNNRLGSRIIVTTRNLDVASFCSQESGHIYHLKPLSPENSWLLFCKKAFPRHYSICPPTFTNLSKEILAKCDGLPLAIVTIGGVLASKPLLESEWQKLHDHLGTSMMSQSHQGFDAMRQILSFSYYDLPYYLKPFFLYLAIFPEDYQIRRKRLLRRWIAEGLVNATRDMSTQEVAEWYFKELMARSMILSSIINGDTTVHSCHVHDLMLEFALNMSDKENLVSIITRQQQQQQQQHQQQPPPQQPQDVRKARHLSLHQHSLPSSIRKNKNLDCIRSLTVFSHGRVSLKNTRRMKLLRVLDLEGCDLTEDEDLEIICQFTLLRYLNLRNTSIRSLPKALAKLQNLETLDLRWTQVTEIPPQITKLHKLEYLFVGGFEQDPSGPALTCHGAEFPAEGLTALKALKTLGMVSFKTNPRELGEMTQLTKLGVKDITTPENAKAFVETLDKLSDQLRTLKVE is encoded by the exons ATGGAAGCTGCAGCTCTGAGCCTGGCCGGGAATGCGGTGGGCATTCTCATGCCAAAGTTGCAAGAAAGCTTCTCATCAATCTGGAAAGTGCGAGCAAATGCCCGCTTTATCAAGGATGAATTGGAGAGCATGAATGCATTCCTGGTGAGGAATGCTGCCATGGGGCAATACACCGATGATGACCTTGAGTTCAATGTCTGGATGAGCCAAGTGAGAGACCTCGCTTATGACCTTGAGGATTGGGCAGAGGAGTTCACTTGGCTTCTCTGCCAACCTCATTGGCATGGGATCAATAGTTGCTTTCCTGATGTGGTCCGCTTCACCAAAGACTTGGTAGCAAGAGTCAAGATCGCCAATAATGTCCACGAGCTCAAGGGTAGAGTCCTTGAGGTGGGTGAGAGAAGTAAACGCTATGGTTTGCGGGGACGAACAACGCAAGAACCTACAAGCTCTTTGATCATTATTGGCCCGGTGGCTCGCATGCAACATGACCCACGTTTGGGAGCCCACTTGACTGATGATTCGATGCTTGTCGGCATAGATGGGCCAAGGAACACAATCATGAATTGGTTGATGGAAGGGGATGGCTTTATGCTGAGAGTCATCTCAGTTGTAGGCATGGGTGGACTAGGCAAGACCACTCTCGTCAAAAAGCTCTatgaaaatcaacaagtgatGAAGCATTTCCCCCGTCGTGTGTGGATCACTGTTTCACAAACCTTTGCATTGAAGGTGCTCTTCAGAGACATGATCAGCCAGCTCCTGGGTTCACAAGTGTTTTCTGCTGAAACGACAGAGGGTCAACTTGTTCAGCAACTTCGGGACGAACTGATGAAGTTGAATACAAGGTACATGATTGTTCTCGATGATGTTTGGTCCTTGCATGCATGGAAAAGTTTCTTGCCAGCATTGCCTGATAATAATAGACTAGGAAGTAGAATCATTGTCACAACTCGTAATCTAGATGTCGCATCTTTTTGCTCTCAAGAGTCTGGTCATATCTATCATTTAAAACCACTTTCTCCTGAAAATTCTTGGCTCCTCTTCTGCAAGAAAGCCTTCCCACGCCATTATAGTATTTGTCCACCTACCTTCACAAACTTGTCTAAAGAAATCTTGGCCAAATGCGATGGGTTGCCGTTGGCCATTGTCACCATCGGTGGTGTTTTAGCTAGTAAGCCCTTATTAGAGTCGGAATGGCAGAAATTACATGATCATTTGGGCACCTCAATGATGTCTCAGTCTCACCAAGGTTTTGATGCCATGAGGCAAATTCTCTCTTTCAGTTATTATGATCTTCCTTACTATCTAAAGCCATTTTTCTTGTACCTGGCCATATTCCCTGAGGACTACCAAATCAGACGCAAACGCTTGTTGAGGCGGTGGATCGCCGAGGGATTGGTGAATGCGACACGAGACATGTCAACCCAAGAAGTGGCAGAATGGTACTTTAAGGAGTTGATGGCTCGAAGCATGATATTATCATCAATCATCAATGGTGACACCACAGTTCACTCGTGTCATGTCCATGATTTGATGCTTGAGTTTGCACTCAACATGTCTGACAAGGAGAATTTGGTTTCGATAATCAccagacaacaacaacaacaacaacaacaacatcaacaacaacctCCTCCACAGCAACCTCAAGATGTACGCAAAGCTCGTCATTTGTCTCTGCATCAACATTCGCTGCCATCAAGCATTCGTAAGAACAAAAATCTAGATTGTATTCGATCATTAACTGTATTCTCTCATGGTAGAGTTTCACTCAAGAACACAAGAAGAATGAAGCTCTTACGAGTGCTTGATCTGGAGGGCTGTGATCTTACTGAAGATGAAGATCTTGAAATCATCTGCCAGTTCACTCTTCTCAGGTACCTTAACTTGAGGAACACCTCTATCAGATCACTACCAAAAGCCTTAGCGAAGTTGCAGAATCTTGAAACACTGGATCTCAGATGGACCCAAGTGACAGAGATTCCTCCCCAGATCACCAAACTTCACAAGTTGGAATATCTATTTGTGGGTGGGTTTGAGCAAGATCCCTCTGGCCCAGCATTAACATGCCACGGCGCTGAGTTCCCAGCTGAAGGGTTGACAGCTTTGAAAGCTCTAAAAACACTGGGCATGGTCAGCTTCAAAACGAACCCAAGGGAGTTGGGAGAGATGACTCAACTAACAAAGTTGGGAGTGAAAGATATCACCACACCAGAGAATGCAAAGGCCTTCGTTGAGACACTTGATAAGCTCAGTGATCAGCTACGCACACTAAAG GTAGAATGA